Part of the Chrysiogenes arsenatis DSM 11915 genome, CAACAACAACACAAAGAAACCTCGCATATAGCGAGGCTTCTTTGTGCTAACCACGATTTTTATAGTGCATGTTACCTACTAAGGCGGAATTAATGGGTCTGTCAATAATTTTGTGTAAGTAGCGGAAGACATCAATTTTGCATTGGCACCCTCCCCTCAAAGAAAATACAGAACTGATTAAGAGCCGCTTTCGGGTCTGTCAATAATTTTGTGTAAGTAGCGGAAGACATCAATTTTGCATTGGCACCCTCCCCTCAAAGAAAATACAGAACTGATTAAGAGCCGCTTTCCAGTCTCTGATCGGCATTGTCCACTTCTTTGAAATATTGCGTAACGCCATATAAAAGAGCTTGAATATTGCTTCGTCGTCGGGAAATGCTCCACGGTTCTTGGTTACCTTGCGCAGCGAGTGGTTTAATGATTCAATGGCATTGGTGGTGTAGATTGCCTTTCTGATATCGGGCGGATAGTTGAAAAATGGGATTATTCGCTCCCAGTTGCGGCGCCATGATTGGCTGACCATTGGATGAGTGGCATCCCATTTTGTTTCAAATTGTTCAAGATTCCTCCGCGCCTGCTCTTCTGTTGGCGCGGCATAAATTTCTTTCAAGTCGGCGGCCATCTGTTTGCGCTCTTTCCATGCCACAAAATTCAAGCTATGT contains:
- a CDS encoding IS256 family transposase, with protein sequence STDAVIDDVKSWQNRPLDEVYPIVYLDAIRVKGRQGGHIINKAVYLALAVTMEGQKEVLGMWIAENEGAKFWLSILNGLQNRGVKDIFIACVDGLKGFPEAIEAAYPNTQVQTCIVHMVRHSLNFVAWKERKQMAADLKEIYAAPTEEQARRNLEQFETKWDATHPMVSQSWRRNWERIIPFFNYPPDIRKAIYTTNAIESLNHSLRKVTKNRGAFPDDEAIFKLFYMALRNISKKWTMPIRDWKAALNQFCIFFEGRVPMQN